TTACGAACACAGTCATCGACTGATCGGGGCAAGCGTTGGTTTCTTGACACTGACCTTGGCCTTGTGGCTTTGGATCACGGAGCCGCGAGAATGGCTACGCTGGCTCGGGGTCATCGCTCTGGTGGCGGTGATTGTGCAAGGGGTACTCGGAGGCCTCCGGGTGGTCTTCCTGGAGCGGACGCTTGCCATTATTCATGCCGCCCTGGCCCAGGCCTTTTTTGGACTGACAGTGAGTGTGGCTTTCTTTACGTCCAAGGAGGGGAGGGAAGAGCCACCAAAGACCCCGGCGGTGGGTGCCAGTCGCTTACGGCGCCTCGCCCTCCTGACCTTGGGTTGTATCTATGTCCAGCTGATTTTCGGCGCCACGTTGAGACACATGGGGGTAGGAATTGGTGCGCATCTACTCCTTGCTGCCGTGGCGACCATCTTGATCTTCCACCTGGCGAGGTATATTCTGAGAGGTCAAGCAGATCAGCCGAAACTGGTCCGGCCCGTCGCTCTGCTGGGCGGACTGCTGGTCCTGCAACTCGTTCTGGGTCTGGGGTCATACCTCGGCAAATTCACCACCCTTGCGGTGGCTTTACCCCGTCTTTCCTTGGTGGCGCTCCCCACCACGCACGTTGCCACCGGAGCGCTCATGCTGGTCACCTGCCTCGTGTTAACGCTCCGGATCTTTCGACTGTCGGCCTCTCTGGTGCCTGTAGTCGCCTGGGAATTCATCCCCGCCCATTCGACAGGCAGGTCGGAGGCATGAGGGAGAGGATAAGAGCGATGGATACCGGGGTGACACGCGTGCAGAGGCACCCGGCGGACTTTCTGGCGCTGACAAGACCCCGCGTGGTGGTGATGGTCCTAGTCACCACCCTCGTCGGCTTCTACCTCGCCTCGGTAGGAGCGCCAGACTATGTCCGGCTGGTCCATACGCTTATTGGCATTGCCCTCGCGGCTGGCGGAACGTTAGCGTTGAATCAGTACCTCGAGCGAGATGTGGATGCGCGGATGAAGCGCACACGGCTTCGACCCTTACCCGACGGGCGGCTCCAGCCCATCGAGGCGCTCGGTTTCGGTGTGGCGATCACCGGGCTCGGACTCCTGTACCTGGCTTTGTCCGTCAATGTCCTCAGCGCCTTCGTCACTGCCATCAGTGTGGGGAGTTATCTCTTTCTCTACACCCCGCTGAAACGCAAGACCTCGCTCTGCAGCGTGGTGGGAGCCGTGCCCGGGGCCCTGCCGCCGGTAATTGGCTGGGGAGCCGCCCGGGGCGAGCTAGGCCTCGAGGCCTGGATCCTCTTTGGCATCCTATTTCTCTGGCAGATCCCGCATTCCCTGGCCATCGCCCGGCTGTATCGGGACGACTATGCCCGGGCGGGCATCCGCGTGCTGCCGGTGGTCGAGCCGGACGGGGGAAGCACGGGGCGACAAATTGTCAGCAACTGCCTGGCACTGCTGGCCGTAGGCCTGTTACCGACGCTCATTGGCCTCGCGGGACCGGTCTATTTCGTCGGAGCGATTGTGCTGGGGCTCATGTTCCTCGGATGTGGGATCCTTCTTGCGATTTCCCCCTCGGAGGCGTCTGCACGCCTCCTCTTATTCGCTTCCCTGGTGTATCTGCCGGCGCAGCTTGGGCTGATGGCACTGGATAAGGTGCCGTTTTAGGTTGAGAGGAATGAGTCATCGTCGGGGCACGCAGAGGAGATTCGAGGGACGTACTATCGATCGCGACACCAAGGTCCAGAACCAGCGCACAGGGGTGATACTCCTTGTTTTGATCGCGGTCCTGTACGCCACCGCAGTCATTAGTATATTGGTGCTGAATTAGCAGGCGCATTCGGCGAGCCGCCGTTCAGGGTCGTGAGAGATGGGAGTCGAGACCACCGTAATCGACAAGATCGAGGAGATTCGAGCTCCGGTTCCCCCAAGTTTCGATGACGGCCCGCCCCCGGAATTCCCTCGGGACCGCTTCGGCCGGGGGGACGATGGCCGTTGGGGACCACCCGTCAGCAACGCCCGATTGGGTATGTTGATGTTCCTGGGGGCAGAGGCGATGTTCTTCGCTGGGCTGATCGGTGCCTTCCTGGTCTTTCGGTTCGGGAGCGTGATGTGGCCTCCGCCCGGCCAGCCCTATCTGCCTGTTGGCGTGACCGGCGTCAACACCGCCATTCTCCTCTTCAGCGCCTACACGATGCGGCGCGCCCTCCTTGCCATCCGTGGTGGGGACCGGCAGGAGCTTATCCGATGGCTTCTGGGGACGGTTCTCCTTGGGACGATCTTTTTGGGGGTGCAGGGGTACGAGTGGATTCGCCTCGTGCGCTATGGTTTCACTCTGTCGAGCGGCCCCTACGGGGCCACGTTTTATACGTTGATTGGAACCCACGGCGTCCACGTCTTCGGCGCGGTGCTTTGGCTGTTAGTCGTGCTTGCCGGGGCGGGGCGCAACCGATTCTCGGCTGAGAGACACATCAACCTCACGCTCTGCGGGATGTACTGGTACTTCGTGGTAGGCCTTTGGCCCGTTCTCTTCACGCTGGTGTACTTGAGCTGACCCTTCGGAGCAAGCTGTGACCTGCGGGGGGACTGATCCGAATGCTCCTTAACGCGTGGAAAT
Above is a window of Candidatus Methylomirabilota bacterium DNA encoding:
- the cyoE gene encoding heme o synthase, with translation MDTGVTRVQRHPADFLALTRPRVVVMVLVTTLVGFYLASVGAPDYVRLVHTLIGIALAAGGTLALNQYLERDVDARMKRTRLRPLPDGRLQPIEALGFGVAITGLGLLYLALSVNVLSAFVTAISVGSYLFLYTPLKRKTSLCSVVGAVPGALPPVIGWGAARGELGLEAWILFGILFLWQIPHSLAIARLYRDDYARAGIRVLPVVEPDGGSTGRQIVSNCLALLAVGLLPTLIGLAGPVYFVGAIVLGLMFLGCGILLAISPSEASARLLLFASLVYLPAQLGLMALDKVPF
- a CDS encoding COX15/CtaA family protein encodes the protein MAESLQPLDIGRRQGTVWLHRFALLTAGATFLLICVGGLVTSTGAGLAVPDWPTTFGRNMFLYPWSEMVGGIFYEHSHRLIGASVGFLTLTLALWLWITEPREWLRWLGVIALVAVIVQGVLGGLRVVFLERTLAIIHAALAQAFFGLTVSVAFFTSKEGREEPPKTPAVGASRLRRLALLTLGCIYVQLIFGATLRHMGVGIGAHLLLAAVATILIFHLARYILRGQADQPKLVRPVALLGGLLVLQLVLGLGSYLGKFTTLAVALPRLSLVALPTTHVATGALMLVTCLVLTLRIFRLSASLVPVVAWEFIPAHSTGRSEA
- a CDS encoding cytochrome c oxidase subunit 3, whose amino-acid sequence is MGVETTVIDKIEEIRAPVPPSFDDGPPPEFPRDRFGRGDDGRWGPPVSNARLGMLMFLGAEAMFFAGLIGAFLVFRFGSVMWPPPGQPYLPVGVTGVNTAILLFSAYTMRRALLAIRGGDRQELIRWLLGTVLLGTIFLGVQGYEWIRLVRYGFTLSSGPYGATFYTLIGTHGVHVFGAVLWLLVVLAGAGRNRFSAERHINLTLCGMYWYFVVGLWPVLFTLVYLS